The Solirubrobacter pauli sequence TGCCCCGCGACTACGCGACGTCGACCACCGCGACCGTGATCTCCACGGCAGGTGACGCGGCGCTGAGCGTGCAGGACCCGTCCTCGACGGCGCCCGGCCATCTCGTCAACGGCGCGTTCTCGCTGCCGCAGGCGCTGCAGGCGGGTGTCGGCGGGACCTTCGCGCCGCTGTCGGCCGCCGCGCTCGTCGTCAAGACGTGGACGGCGCCGACCGCCAACGAGCCGGTCAAGGTCGACTTCAAGCAGTCGATCGGCGCCAACGACGCGCTGCGTACCGGCAGCTACAGCAAGACGCTCACCTTCACCCTGTCCACCACGAACCCCTGATGGAACCCGTGCTCAGAGGCTCACGGACGAGCCTCTGAGCACACCCTCCGACGGCGTCCGTCACAGAACGGCCCGTGCCTCGCAATATGGAGGCATGGGTCACGATCCCCTGAGTGATGGCGCCGGCTTCTACCGGCGCCACGAGCGCGCAGTGGTCGCGTTCGTCGGATCGATGGTGCGGGACCCGGAGGTGACGGTGGACGCCGTCGCCGAGACGTTCGCACGTGCGTACGAGTCGCGGTCGACGTACCGGCCCGAGCTCGGCGGAGAACGGGCGTGGGTGCTCGGCATCGCGCGGCACGTCGTGCTCGCCGCGTGGCGGAAGGGCCGCGTGGAGAGCGAGATGCGCGCGCGGCTCGGCATGCGGACGTTGCGGCCGAGCGCCGAGACGCTCGCGTCCGTCGAGGAGGCCGTGCTCGAGTCGGAGGCCGCGGTCGTGCAGGCGTGGCTGTCCGACCTGCCGGAGGACCAGCGCGAGGCCGTGCGGCGGCGGGTGCTGGGGGACGAGGACTACGACGCCATCGCGCGGGACCTCGAATGCTCGCCCGCGGTGGTGCGCCAGCGGGTCAGCCGCGGGATCGCGACGTTGAGAAGGGGGCTCGGGTCATGAGCCTGATTCCGGAGCTGGAACGCGAATGGGAGCGGGTGATGCCGGTGCGCCGTGCGCGCAGGACGTTGCGGCTGTCGGTGGCGATCGGGGCGGCGCTGTTGTGCGGCGGGACGGCGGCGCTGGCCGCGACCGGCGTGCTGCAGGTGCCGATCGGCTCGCCGGCGGACGACGAGCTGCAGCTCAAGCCCGACGAGGGCATCGGCACGCTCACGCCGGGCGGCGCGCGGGTGCTGGCGGTCCAGGCCGAGGACCCGGACGGCGGGCCGCCCTGGGGCCTGCAGGTCTCGATGACCACGCGCAAGCTCGGCTGCCTGCAGGCGGCGCGGATGCAGGACGGCCGGCTGGGCGTCTTCGGCCGCGACGGCGCGTTCGACGACGACGGCAAGTTCCATCCGTTCGCCGACGGCGGCATCGGCCACCGCGTGTCCTGCACGCAGCTGGACGCCAACGGCCGGCTGATCACCAACGTGGTCGCCGGCGGGCTCGCCGCGAGTGCCAGTCCGAAGGGGGAGTGCTACGCGCCGCAGTTCA is a genomic window containing:
- a CDS encoding RNA polymerase sigma factor, whose protein sequence is MGHDPLSDGAGFYRRHERAVVAFVGSMVRDPEVTVDAVAETFARAYESRSTYRPELGGERAWVLGIARHVVLAAWRKGRVESEMRARLGMRTLRPSAETLASVEEAVLESEAAVVQAWLSDLPEDQREAVRRRVLGDEDYDAIARDLECSPAVVRQRVSRGIATLRRGLGS